In Tindallia magadiensis, one DNA window encodes the following:
- a CDS encoding DUF169 domain-containing protein: protein MKKKLCVLFESLLSLDRKPIGVKFLLTEDDYEASTSFEYKSGMPYCTAIKNASKGSHYKMNMENSSCVAASRALGFTEISEESLSGSRHEKLGVYKNLCISRSVAKDMVYCQHRCTGVEIKPLDAFQKDEPDVVVMVTSPYNAMRIVQGYAYHFGQLKNIKMAGMCAICQECTSYPYETNSLNISMLCSGTRCVGQWSENELGIGFPYHYFESIVEGLIQTTNPMEDNKSKKKIAQRLSDHGLASSLEIKPNDNYYRGAYGTPKQKEKEKQQDIE, encoded by the coding sequence GTGAAAAAGAAACTTTGTGTTTTATTTGAGTCATTGTTGTCTCTCGACAGAAAACCTATAGGTGTAAAATTTTTGCTCACAGAAGATGATTATGAAGCATCGACTTCTTTTGAATACAAAAGCGGGATGCCTTATTGTACAGCTATCAAAAATGCATCGAAGGGTTCTCATTATAAAATGAATATGGAAAATTCGAGTTGTGTTGCCGCTTCAAGAGCGTTAGGATTTACGGAAATTAGCGAGGAATCCCTTTCGGGGAGCAGGCATGAAAAGCTAGGTGTTTATAAAAACTTATGTATCAGCCGGTCGGTGGCGAAAGACATGGTGTACTGTCAACATCGTTGTACCGGGGTTGAAATTAAGCCTCTTGATGCTTTTCAGAAAGACGAGCCGGATGTAGTGGTTATGGTAACATCTCCCTATAATGCCATGCGGATTGTTCAGGGTTATGCCTATCATTTTGGACAGCTGAAAAACATTAAAATGGCAGGAATGTGCGCGATATGTCAAGAATGCACCAGCTATCCCTATGAAACAAACTCTTTGAATATATCCATGCTATGTTCTGGTACCCGATGTGTGGGGCAATGGTCTGAAAATGAACTAGGTATCGGATTTCCTTACCATTATTTTGAATCGATAGTTGAAGGGTTGATTCAAACCACAAACCCAATGGAAGATAATAAAAGCAAAAAAAAGATAGCCCAAAGGCTGTCGGATCATGGGCTGGCAAGTTCTTTAGAAATAAAGCCGAATGATAATTACTATAGAGGAGCCTATGGAACTCCTAAACAAAAGGAAAAAGAAAAACAACAGGATATTGAATAG
- a CDS encoding NADH-ubiquinone oxidoreductase-F iron-sulfur binding region domain-containing protein, whose amino-acid sequence MENALWLNERELTSVEKISRDASNDGIMSDYNFPGCEIISEIMEAGLKSRDGRGESIGHYMQTLAVYEGAKSITTSIVHSKLDEMLALQNPYSLILGMYLSAKATLAEEITLFVSKENQFIAQMLNMRIRQLEKMGYFTSYPVRFSVNVLAHDQIHYTQDISLLTNYRENLSQARSPYRDMEDVWEKKKHFISNVETFLNISLVIRNGSQWYRSSGKEGNDGSKIFYVEHKGEGFLMEVDMGSTLREMMEKVSKKMDLPHRYVLQIGGDLGGFISHKELDLVIDDASFQQAGLLLGSGVVEVISEEAEAKKTLKNALRNNHKNSCGRCSVCREGIKRLGDLLETENQHENPQNREKISYLGNSIRHSALCGYGKTAINLIVTAAGNHSVDYSVGKE is encoded by the coding sequence ATGGAAAACGCTTTATGGCTAAATGAAAGAGAGTTAACTAGTGTTGAGAAGATAAGTCGTGATGCAAGCAATGATGGAATTATGTCAGATTATAATTTTCCTGGTTGTGAAATTATATCGGAAATCATGGAAGCTGGGTTGAAGAGCCGAGACGGTAGAGGGGAATCCATTGGTCATTATATGCAAACCCTAGCCGTATACGAAGGAGCAAAAAGCATTACCACAAGCATTGTTCATTCAAAATTGGATGAAATGCTGGCGCTACAGAATCCATATTCCTTAATACTGGGCATGTATTTATCTGCAAAAGCAACCTTGGCAGAGGAGATAACTCTGTTTGTTAGTAAAGAGAACCAGTTTATTGCGCAGATGTTGAATATGCGGATACGACAACTGGAAAAAATGGGATATTTTACGAGCTATCCGGTTCGTTTTTCCGTAAATGTATTAGCTCATGATCAGATTCATTATACTCAGGATATTTCCTTACTAACAAACTATCGGGAAAATCTGAGCCAGGCTCGTTCACCTTATAGGGATATGGAAGATGTTTGGGAGAAGAAAAAACATTTTATCAGCAATGTGGAAACTTTTTTGAATATTTCTCTCGTGATTCGTAACGGCAGCCAGTGGTATCGATCCAGCGGCAAAGAAGGTAATGATGGGTCAAAAATATTTTATGTGGAGCACAAAGGGGAAGGATTTTTGATGGAGGTCGATATGGGATCGACTTTAAGGGAAATGATGGAGAAAGTTTCAAAAAAAATGGATTTGCCTCACCGATATGTTCTTCAGATAGGAGGAGATTTAGGCGGATTTATTTCACATAAAGAACTGGATCTTGTGATCGACGATGCCTCTTTTCAACAAGCCGGCTTGTTACTAGGCTCTGGTGTGGTAGAAGTGATTTCTGAGGAAGCGGAGGCGAAAAAAACACTTAAGAATGCCCTGCGGAACAATCATAAAAATTCCTGCGGACGATGTTCCGTTTGTCGTGAAGGCATTAAACGCTTAGGTGACTTATTAGAAACAGAAAATCAACATGAAAACCCTCAAAATAGAGAAAAAATATCGTATCTAGGAAATTCCATCCGGCATTCAGCACTGTGCGGTTATGGGAAAACAGCTATCAACCTGATCGTAACAGCGGCAGGCAATCATTCCGTTGATTACTCTGTTGGAAAAGAATAG
- a CDS encoding NADH-dependent [FeFe] hydrogenase, group A6 gives METIKLTINQKEITASQEESILEICQKHQISIPTLCHHPDLRNEGNCRLCVVEVAGEENLTASCNRKACDGMVVETESEKVIDSRRATLELLIANHPNDCLTCDRTSGECQLQDLCYQYDISRGEQLLKTIEQKKTLDLSSPSIERDLNKCIVCGKCLRVCGETQDIGIYHYQERGFDTLVSTKENQPLAETKCINCGQCVKVCPVGALVEKQEIRKVMQAIADPEVHVVVQTAPAVKHTLGESFGMKPGTDISGKLNAALKKLGVNQVFSTDFAADVTIMEEGTEFIQRVKNGGKLPMFTSCSPGWIRYVETEYPQFTENLSTCKSPQQMMGALSKSYYASLKGIDPKKIFMVSVMPCTAKKYEAQRDEMAVEGIQDVDAVLTTRELARWIKLEKIAFKKLKDTPYDDFLGEHTSAGRLFGTTGGVMEAALRTVAWTLTEGAFDRLDYEAVRGLENVKEASLEIAGMEVRVAVVHGTAAAKKLLQKIESGEKNYHFVEVMGCPGGCINGGGAPLKDSMEIVEKRMKGMYQMDKEAAIRRSHENPLIMEIYHNYLGEPGGHKAHELLHTH, from the coding sequence ATGGAAACAATAAAACTAACCATTAATCAGAAGGAAATAACCGCAAGTCAGGAGGAATCCATTTTAGAAATATGTCAAAAACATCAAATATCAATTCCAACTTTATGCCATCATCCGGACTTGAGGAATGAAGGGAATTGTCGGTTGTGCGTGGTGGAAGTTGCCGGGGAAGAAAATTTAACCGCATCCTGTAATCGAAAAGCCTGTGATGGAATGGTTGTTGAAACAGAAAGTGAAAAAGTGATAGACTCAAGGAGAGCCACTTTGGAATTATTAATTGCTAACCATCCTAACGACTGTCTGACCTGCGATCGAACTTCTGGTGAGTGTCAGTTGCAGGATCTATGCTATCAATATGATATTTCGCGGGGAGAACAACTATTAAAGACGATAGAGCAGAAAAAAACCTTGGATTTATCCAGCCCCTCCATCGAAAGGGATCTCAACAAATGTATTGTATGCGGAAAATGCCTTCGTGTCTGTGGAGAAACCCAGGATATTGGTATTTATCACTATCAGGAGAGAGGTTTCGATACCCTTGTCTCTACAAAAGAAAATCAGCCCTTAGCGGAAACCAAATGCATCAACTGTGGCCAATGTGTGAAAGTCTGTCCCGTAGGTGCATTGGTGGAAAAGCAGGAAATTCGGAAGGTGATGCAAGCCATAGCCGATCCGGAAGTTCATGTAGTGGTGCAGACAGCACCGGCTGTTAAACACACCTTAGGGGAATCCTTTGGAATGAAACCGGGGACGGATATATCGGGAAAACTGAATGCGGCCCTGAAAAAACTAGGTGTCAATCAAGTCTTTAGCACAGATTTTGCAGCCGATGTTACGATTATGGAAGAGGGAACTGAATTTATTCAGCGAGTAAAAAATGGCGGGAAATTACCGATGTTTACCTCTTGTTCTCCAGGGTGGATTCGTTATGTGGAAACGGAATATCCGCAATTTACAGAGAATCTTTCTACCTGTAAGTCACCACAGCAAATGATGGGAGCGCTTTCGAAATCTTACTACGCTAGTTTGAAAGGCATAGATCCTAAAAAAATATTTATGGTATCGGTGATGCCCTGTACCGCAAAAAAATATGAGGCGCAACGGGATGAAATGGCGGTGGAAGGCATACAGGATGTGGATGCGGTCTTGACAACCCGGGAACTGGCTAGATGGATTAAGCTGGAAAAAATAGCATTCAAAAAGTTGAAAGACACACCTTATGATGATTTTCTTGGTGAACATACCAGTGCCGGACGTCTTTTTGGAACAACCGGCGGCGTAATGGAAGCCGCTTTAAGAACCGTAGCCTGGACCTTAACAGAAGGGGCTTTTGACCGTCTTGATTATGAAGCGGTTCGAGGCCTGGAAAATGTTAAAGAAGCATCCTTGGAAATAGCTGGTATGGAAGTGAGGGTAGCCGTTGTTCATGGAACCGCTGCTGCGAAAAAACTGTTGCAGAAGATTGAATCTGGCGAAAAAAACTATCATTTTGTAGAGGTGATGGGATGTCCGGGGGGATGTATCAATGGAGGCGGAGCGCCTTTAAAAGACTCTATGGAAATCGTTGAAAAGCGGATGAAAGGCATGTATCAAATGGACAAGGAGGCGGCAATCAGACGGTCTCATGAAAACCCGTTAATCATGGAAATATATCATAATTATCTAGGTGAACCTGGTGGGCACAAAGCACATGAATTGCTGCATACCCATTAA
- the eutS gene encoding ethanolamine utilization microcompartment protein EutS, whose product MQDEKQRMVQEYVPGKQVTLAHLIANPREDVCQKLGLVESETGAVGILTITPSEGAIIAGDVATKASDVRIGFLDRFSGSLVLVGDVGSVEEAIQEVLHMLGQVLHFTTTVMTRS is encoded by the coding sequence ATGCAGGATGAAAAGCAAAGAATGGTACAGGAATATGTGCCTGGCAAACAAGTGACATTAGCTCACTTAATTGCAAATCCAAGAGAAGATGTATGTCAGAAACTGGGTTTAGTGGAAAGCGAGACAGGTGCCGTGGGAATCCTGACGATTACACCGAGTGAGGGGGCGATCATTGCTGGTGATGTAGCTACCAAAGCGTCTGATGTACGCATAGGGTTTTTAGATCGATTTAGCGGATCCCTAGTGTTAGTGGGCGACGTAGGAAGCGTGGAAGAAGCGATTCAGGAGGTACTTCACATGTTGGGGCAAGTACTTCACTTCACAACCACCGTAATGACTCGCTCATGA
- a CDS encoding sensor histidine kinase — protein MKLRQLCETHTCLNENDIIQLEKVAEQLQLMADLSGGDIFIDVMTREAGVAVVVAEAKPSQGKSNYQRSVVGELAYRHHEPAAIRTLEIGMPTRDLRAITQEEQRVRQHVVPIFNEANETIGCLIMENDISQAEKENAQMKMLTETTEQLTETLVDTLQEDILLQPYLNDGIVVFNGKGISQKMNPVATRMYRHLGYQEELVGIPFDNLALDGSQFKELAETIHLKTSEVKRGDMMMEVKYAPLSDEKDQFSGLLMIVKDITEEKNIERKLITKSVAMKEIHHRVKNNLQTIASLLRLQSRRTDSQKAKRALEDSISRVISISATHEILAQSGVDEVDLRTIIERAVSNTFGSLEEDCEISLKITGSRFQVSSDLATTVALIVNELVQNSMKYAFQDREKGLIEINIEKGIMYSSVVVRDDGLGFDAETSTAGSLGLSIVKSMVEEKLKGRFTLVSTEGGTKAMFDFKMTSE, from the coding sequence ATGAAACTAAGACAATTATGTGAAACCCATACCTGTTTAAATGAAAACGATATCATACAACTGGAAAAAGTAGCAGAACAGCTGCAACTGATGGCCGACTTGTCTGGTGGAGACATCTTTATCGATGTCATGACCAGAGAAGCCGGGGTGGCTGTGGTGGTGGCGGAAGCGAAGCCAAGCCAAGGAAAATCCAACTACCAGAGGTCGGTAGTAGGTGAACTGGCATACCGACATCATGAACCGGCAGCGATTCGAACATTGGAAATAGGCATGCCCACCAGAGATTTAAGAGCGATTACACAAGAAGAACAACGAGTAAGGCAACATGTGGTTCCTATCTTTAATGAAGCAAATGAGACCATCGGCTGCTTAATTATGGAAAATGACATTTCTCAGGCTGAAAAAGAAAATGCCCAGATGAAAATGTTAACAGAAACCACGGAACAGCTAACGGAGACTTTGGTGGACACCTTACAGGAAGATATTTTACTACAGCCTTATTTGAACGATGGAATTGTTGTCTTTAACGGCAAAGGAATTTCACAGAAAATGAACCCGGTGGCAACACGGATGTACCGCCATTTAGGGTATCAAGAAGAACTGGTAGGAATTCCCTTTGATAATCTGGCACTGGATGGAAGTCAATTTAAGGAGTTGGCGGAGACGATCCATCTGAAAACCTCGGAAGTTAAGCGGGGAGATATGATGATGGAAGTGAAATATGCTCCCTTATCGGATGAGAAGGATCAATTCAGCGGTTTATTGATGATCGTGAAAGACATCACAGAAGAGAAAAACATTGAAAGAAAATTGATTACTAAGTCTGTGGCAATGAAAGAAATTCATCACCGTGTGAAAAACAATCTACAGACCATTGCTAGTCTGTTAAGGCTTCAGTCCAGACGAACAGACTCACAAAAGGCAAAGCGAGCCTTAGAAGACAGCATCAGCAGGGTGATAAGCATTTCAGCTACCCATGAAATTCTGGCTCAGAGCGGGGTAGACGAAGTAGATCTTCGTACCATCATCGAACGGGCTGTATCGAATACCTTTGGATCTCTGGAAGAGGACTGTGAAATATCCTTGAAGATTACAGGCAGTCGGTTTCAGGTAAGTTCAGACTTAGCAACAACGGTAGCGCTGATTGTCAATGAACTGGTTCAGAACAGCATGAAATATGCATTCCAGGACCGTGAAAAAGGCCTTATAGAGATCAATATTGAAAAGGGTATTATGTATTCCAGCGTGGTGGTAAGAGATGATGGCCTTGGGTTTGATGCCGAAACGAGCACTGCCGGCAGCCTAGGGCTGAGCATTGTTAAAAGCATGGTGGAAGAAAAGCTAAAAGGCCGATTTACCCTTGTTTCCACAGAAGGGGGAACAAAGGCAATGTTTGACTTTAAGATGACAAGTGAATAG
- a CDS encoding sigma 54-interacting transcriptional regulator, with product MPIVSDVKTTCKKCYSCVRGCPVNAIRFEEDQAELIKEECVQCGFCVNVCSQKNKVIRSDRKAVEKSLRNRRNITIAILAPSVVAAFDEEPNRLVGALKKIGFDKVYEVAQGASMVAREYAKLYGEPIQKPILTSPCPVIVNMVERHYPSLIHHLAPIVSPMIAIADYIKKQQKVSSDIVFFGPCVAKKTEIDKEYAKNTVDYVLLFSELKAMFAENEIYPGKVRPAAFNHFYEECRGQVFPVAGGLLKAAEISTDILNNKITVVEGKKEVLETFRAIEEGKLEPMLIDILYCKGCIDGPDFFHDNSSLQYRKRKVIEFANESIAKRAGDPEKPVKKNKVQISRRVYYKTLQQQRTIPSEEEIRDILAKSQKYSKEDELNCEACGYETCREKAIAVYQGIAELQMCLPYLLGQKENEVYYYKKRVENFMESVKEIDDRIIGHSDAIRAIKNFIVNASKTNSNVLLLGESGTGKTYIANNIHLCGERRNEAFVHINCSAIPKELIEAELFGYEEGAFTGARKGGSPGKFQQADRGTIFLDEIADMSPAMQAKLLQVIQDKEVQRVGGQQTIPLDVKIITATNKDLQEEIKKGNFREDLYHRINVLTFTVPSLRERPEDIPLLVEYLMDKLTKKYQLPLKTVSKEAMKVLCEYKWPGNVRELENLLERLLNMVEGSQIREKHVPLHLWKNENINPLANEVQPLESLLEKVEKETILNALKSTNNNRTKAANLLRVSRSNFYEKLKKYGID from the coding sequence ATGCCGATTGTTTCTGACGTAAAAACAACTTGCAAAAAATGCTATTCCTGTGTCCGAGGATGCCCTGTGAATGCCATACGCTTTGAGGAAGATCAGGCGGAGTTGATAAAAGAAGAATGTGTTCAATGTGGGTTTTGTGTCAATGTCTGTTCTCAGAAAAATAAAGTTATCCGATCAGATAGGAAAGCGGTTGAAAAATCTTTGAGGAATCGAAGAAATATTACCATTGCCATCTTAGCGCCATCTGTAGTAGCCGCTTTTGATGAAGAGCCGAATCGACTGGTAGGAGCATTGAAAAAAATAGGTTTTGATAAGGTGTATGAAGTAGCACAAGGGGCGTCGATGGTAGCGAGAGAGTATGCGAAACTCTATGGGGAGCCCATCCAAAAGCCGATACTCACTTCTCCCTGTCCGGTCATTGTCAATATGGTGGAACGCCATTACCCATCATTGATTCACCATTTAGCTCCCATTGTTTCACCGATGATTGCAATTGCGGATTATATTAAGAAACAACAAAAAGTAAGTTCAGATATTGTCTTTTTTGGGCCTTGTGTTGCGAAAAAAACAGAAATTGATAAAGAATACGCCAAAAATACGGTGGACTATGTCCTCTTATTTTCGGAATTGAAAGCGATGTTTGCTGAAAATGAGATATACCCGGGAAAAGTAAGACCGGCTGCTTTTAATCACTTTTACGAAGAATGCCGTGGGCAAGTTTTTCCTGTGGCAGGAGGGTTATTAAAGGCGGCTGAGATCAGCACGGATATACTGAATAATAAAATCACGGTGGTAGAAGGCAAAAAAGAGGTGCTGGAAACCTTTCGAGCTATTGAAGAAGGTAAGCTGGAACCAATGCTGATTGATATTCTTTACTGCAAAGGATGTATAGACGGGCCGGATTTTTTTCACGATAACAGCTCTCTTCAATACCGAAAAAGAAAAGTCATTGAATTTGCAAATGAAAGCATCGCCAAAAGAGCCGGCGATCCAGAGAAACCGGTAAAAAAGAATAAAGTTCAAATTTCCAGAAGGGTGTACTATAAAACCCTTCAACAACAACGAACCATCCCAAGTGAAGAAGAAATACGAGACATACTGGCGAAAAGCCAGAAGTATAGCAAAGAAGATGAGTTGAACTGTGAAGCCTGTGGTTATGAAACCTGTCGTGAAAAAGCGATTGCTGTCTATCAGGGAATCGCAGAACTTCAGATGTGTTTGCCTTATTTGTTAGGTCAAAAGGAAAATGAAGTGTATTACTATAAAAAAAGAGTGGAAAACTTTATGGAAAGCGTTAAGGAGATTGACGATCGGATCATAGGGCATTCGGATGCGATCAGAGCCATTAAAAATTTTATTGTCAATGCGTCCAAAACAAATTCCAATGTTTTGCTGTTAGGAGAAAGTGGAACGGGAAAAACCTATATTGCCAATAATATTCACCTCTGTGGAGAACGACGCAATGAAGCATTTGTTCATATTAACTGTAGTGCAATTCCGAAAGAGTTGATTGAAGCGGAACTCTTCGGTTATGAGGAAGGTGCCTTTACAGGAGCCAGAAAAGGTGGCAGTCCGGGTAAATTTCAGCAGGCAGACCGAGGAACCATTTTTCTCGATGAAATTGCTGATATGAGTCCTGCCATGCAGGCCAAACTACTGCAGGTTATTCAGGATAAAGAAGTACAACGGGTAGGTGGACAGCAAACCATTCCTTTGGATGTCAAAATTATTACGGCAACGAACAAAGATTTGCAGGAAGAAATTAAGAAAGGAAATTTTCGGGAGGATTTATACCATCGCATCAATGTCCTGACGTTTACGGTACCTTCTTTAAGAGAAAGACCGGAAGACATTCCTTTATTAGTAGAGTATTTGATGGATAAGCTGACGAAAAAGTACCAATTACCGCTTAAGACCGTTAGCAAAGAAGCAATGAAAGTATTATGCGAATATAAATGGCCTGGTAACGTCCGGGAACTGGAGAATCTATTGGAAAGGCTGCTCAACATGGTAGAAGGAAGTCAGATTAGAGAAAAACATGTGCCGCTGCACTTATGGAAAAATGAAAACATTAATCCTTTGGCTAATGAAGTGCAGCCTTTGGAGAGTTTGTTGGAAAAAGTAGAAAAGGAAACCATTCTCAATGCTTTGAAGAGCACTAATAATAATCGAACAAAAGCAGCCAATCTATTGAGAGTATCACGATCTAATTTTTATGAGAAACTTAAGAAATATGGAATCGATTAA
- a CDS encoding EutP/PduV family microcompartment system protein, whose protein sequence is MKKSMILVGTQGSGKTTLIQRLSNDEMVYRKTQAVEYHPKIIDTPGEYLENPRYYHAIVTLSFDAKIVAFVHDSTSRDNYFPPQFASMFNQSVVGIITKTDHPEADVVRSEGWLRKAGVTIIYQVSAYSGAGIGQVAEIL, encoded by the coding sequence ATGAAAAAATCAATGATACTAGTGGGAACTCAGGGATCAGGCAAAACCACTTTGATTCAACGACTTTCCAATGACGAAATGGTGTATCGAAAAACCCAAGCTGTAGAATATCACCCAAAAATCATCGACACTCCAGGTGAATACCTGGAAAATCCACGATATTATCATGCCATTGTTACCTTATCTTTCGATGCGAAAATAGTAGCTTTCGTGCATGATAGTACCTCCAGAGATAACTACTTTCCGCCGCAGTTTGCCAGCATGTTTAATCAATCAGTAGTGGGAATTATCACCAAGACGGATCATCCAGAAGCAGATGTAGTTCGCTCTGAAGGTTGGCTGAGAAAAGCAGGAGTAACCATTATTTATCAGGTAAGTGCCTATTCCGGTGCAGGGATAGGGCAGGTTGCCGAGATCCTTTAA
- a CDS encoding ECF transporter S component, with product MSTMTERRLETALLAKTAVLLALTLIFQIGLSSFAQPVVGPLVNMTLILSVLLVSPGAAITIGCITPLAAYLLGIMPLFPLLPVVMCGNITMVLLFRGLYPHHQWLAVLSASVGKFFMMAVLIRLMAFTFFPGIPTPLIAAFSMPQFYTAMIGGSMALVVYRYLPQNIKN from the coding sequence ATGTCTACGATGACAGAACGAAGATTAGAAACAGCTTTACTGGCTAAAACAGCTGTATTGCTTGCCTTAACCCTTATATTTCAAATTGGACTTTCGTCCTTTGCTCAACCGGTGGTAGGCCCTTTGGTCAATATGACACTAATCCTTTCGGTATTATTGGTAAGTCCCGGAGCGGCCATTACCATTGGTTGCATCACACCTTTAGCCGCTTACTTACTGGGCATTATGCCCTTATTTCCTTTATTGCCGGTGGTAATGTGTGGAAATATAACGATGGTCTTGCTCTTTCGGGGACTGTACCCACACCATCAGTGGCTGGCTGTGCTGTCTGCTAGTGTTGGAAAGTTTTTTATGATGGCTGTATTGATTCGATTAATGGCCTTTACCTTTTTTCCTGGTATTCCAACACCTTTGATTGCTGCTTTTTCCATGCCCCAGTTTTATACAGCAATGATTGGTGGTAGTATGGCATTGGTGGTTTATCGGTACCTGCCTCAAAATATCAAAAACTGA
- a CDS encoding ANTAR domain-containing response regulator, which produces MSKRIVIADDEPITRMDVAEMLQEAGYDVVGKASDGFDAVEICKKQRPDLAILDVKMPLLDGITAAKKITQENLAGAVLLLTAYSSESFIEKAKQAGVLSYVVKPVTKESLLPAAEIAMHRGREIENIKKAHEKTARRLESRVMVDRAKSALMSQNEMTEEAAYNYIRKMSMDKRCSMQEIASTILMSIEG; this is translated from the coding sequence ATGAGTAAGAGGATAGTCATTGCTGACGATGAACCGATTACAAGAATGGATGTAGCAGAAATGCTGCAAGAAGCAGGCTACGATGTGGTAGGCAAAGCTTCGGATGGATTTGATGCTGTGGAAATATGTAAAAAACAAAGACCAGATCTGGCGATTCTGGATGTGAAAATGCCTCTTCTGGATGGGATTACCGCAGCGAAAAAAATAACGCAGGAAAATTTAGCAGGAGCTGTATTGTTATTGACTGCTTACAGCAGCGAATCCTTTATAGAAAAGGCCAAGCAGGCGGGAGTCTTGTCCTATGTTGTAAAGCCAGTGACAAAAGAATCTCTCTTACCGGCAGCAGAAATTGCCATGCATAGAGGAAGAGAAATTGAAAACATTAAGAAAGCTCATGAAAAGACGGCTAGACGTTTGGAGTCAAGAGTAATGGTGGATCGAGCAAAAAGTGCCTTAATGTCACAAAATGAGATGACAGAAGAAGCCGCCTATAATTATATTCGAAAAATGAGCATGGACAAACGTTGCAGTATGCAAGAAATAGCGAGTACTATTTTAATGAGCATAGAAGGATGA